In the genome of bacterium, one region contains:
- the cas2 gene encoding CRISPR-associated endonuclease Cas2 → MVVISYDIQSAQVRRRVVKVLAGVGRRVQKSVWESRVEGEALAQVRRRLARLIQPGDSVRYYPLCLACYGRLVSDGDAGPAYREAMIRL, encoded by the coding sequence ATGGTGGTCATCAGCTATGACATCCAGTCCGCCCAGGTGCGGCGGCGGGTGGTCAAGGTCCTGGCTGGGGTGGGACGACGAGTGCAGAAATCAGTCTGGGAAAGCCGGGTGGAAGGCGAGGCCCTGGCCCAGGTCCGCCGCCGCCTCGCCCGCCTCATCCAGCCCGGCGACAGCGTACGCTACTACCCGCTCTGCTTGGCCTGCTATGGGCGTCTTGTCTCCGACGGCGACGCGGGTCCCGCCTACCGGGAGGCGATGATCAGGCTGTAG
- the cas1 gene encoding CRISPR-associated endonuclease Cas1 produces the protein MDWTLPDLREAWERVRRKGAAGGFDGRELEDFQTDLESHLTGLLEDLNHRHYLPDPALRVRIPKGEGRTRPLGLLTIRDKVAQVAVKPRLEQVLEKVFHPASYAYRPDKGHRKALARVEHELQRGLTWIAAADIKDFFDSLDHGRLLAEVDRHFPDPWLRELLRMWLWIGVVDRAQVAETPAGVQQGGVVSPLLANLYLNEFDHRLEQAGLTHVRYADDFILLCATRPRAEEALRQAERWLREDYRLALNESKRELAPLAAGFTFLGVYFQGRRRRIDQKKVSKAVGSIYGFRQGAHRLEDLLGRARASFRSWHQHYAFLEPAGVFFIYDRVLGNEIGAFLQAQYRRDPARRKKDDRAILERIPWLLYHTRREQREDWARRILAFPLEKLADPAYRHLPFPRGERPEEESGEARGPAAPLRPPAPWRQELEAATQAAVEATPDAAHAREPAQAAAPADPDVQSGAPSVAAVQAEATGAEAGPSSPATLGPSKAVPPAPSNAAASPGDRRLKARLSRRRRKVERLFLGRQTLVVSRSGACLRRQGERLVVTVGEEKLGQWPLRDLQHVWLLTRNVTVTGHALQACLEAKLPLEVCGPHGQVIGRLSGPELPAMRCGAAQELLRDKAGGLAVAREMVLGKVGNQRKLLQYFRKSRRRQCLFNAAWKEQHRVLDRALARLEEMDPQRTTLDAAAFREQLRAQEAQAAKAYWSIVRWVLPQDLDFPGRKRHGARDLVNSALNYGYGVLYNHVWRAVLEAGLNPCVGFMHEDQRGKPTLSFDLIEEFRAPMVDRVVFSLFSKEEPLRLEDGLLCHASRRLIVTNLLERWQAPARYRSAQELLGEIPALQAKHLARVVLGEESAYRSWSFQW, from the coding sequence ATGGACTGGACCCTGCCCGATCTGCGCGAGGCTTGGGAGCGCGTGCGGCGCAAGGGGGCGGCGGGCGGTTTCGACGGCCGCGAGCTGGAGGACTTCCAAACCGACCTGGAGTCGCACCTGACCGGGCTGCTGGAGGATCTCAACCACCGCCACTACTTGCCCGACCCGGCCCTGCGCGTGCGCATCCCCAAGGGGGAGGGCCGCACCCGGCCACTGGGCCTGCTCACCATTCGCGACAAGGTGGCCCAGGTGGCCGTCAAGCCGCGGTTGGAGCAGGTGCTGGAAAAGGTCTTCCATCCCGCCAGCTACGCCTACCGCCCGGACAAGGGCCACCGCAAGGCGTTGGCCCGCGTGGAGCACGAGCTGCAGCGCGGCCTGACCTGGATCGCCGCGGCCGACATCAAGGATTTCTTCGACAGCCTGGACCACGGCCGGCTGCTGGCCGAGGTGGACCGCCATTTCCCCGACCCCTGGCTGCGGGAGCTGCTGCGCATGTGGCTGTGGATCGGGGTGGTGGACCGCGCCCAGGTGGCGGAGACGCCGGCCGGCGTGCAGCAGGGTGGCGTGGTCAGCCCGCTGCTGGCCAATCTCTACCTGAACGAGTTCGACCACCGCCTGGAGCAGGCCGGTCTGACCCACGTGCGCTACGCCGACGACTTCATCCTGCTCTGCGCCACACGTCCCCGCGCCGAGGAGGCCCTGCGCCAGGCCGAGCGCTGGCTGCGTGAGGACTACCGCCTGGCGCTGAACGAGAGCAAGCGCGAGTTGGCGCCCCTGGCCGCCGGCTTCACTTTTCTGGGCGTCTACTTCCAGGGCCGTCGCCGTCGCATCGACCAGAAGAAGGTGAGCAAGGCGGTGGGCAGCATCTACGGCTTCCGGCAGGGGGCGCACCGGCTGGAGGACCTGCTCGGGCGAGCCCGCGCCTCCTTCCGCTCCTGGCATCAGCACTACGCCTTCCTGGAACCCGCCGGCGTCTTCTTCATCTACGACCGCGTGCTGGGCAACGAGATCGGCGCCTTTCTCCAGGCCCAGTACCGGCGCGATCCGGCCCGGCGCAAGAAGGATGACCGCGCCATCCTGGAGCGCATCCCCTGGCTGCTCTACCACACCCGCCGGGAGCAGCGGGAGGACTGGGCGCGGCGCATCCTGGCCTTCCCGCTGGAGAAGCTGGCCGACCCCGCCTACCGCCATCTGCCCTTTCCCCGGGGTGAGCGCCCGGAGGAGGAGTCCGGCGAAGCCCGTGGACCCGCGGCCCCTTTGCGTCCTCCCGCGCCGTGGCGGCAGGAGCTGGAGGCGGCGACCCAAGCGGCGGTTGAGGCAACGCCGGACGCCGCCCATGCAAGGGAGCCGGCCCAGGCCGCGGCTCCCGCCGATCCAGACGTCCAGTCCGGCGCGCCGTCGGTGGCGGCGGTCCAGGCCGAAGCCACGGGCGCTGAGGCCGGACCCTCGTCGCCCGCCACCCTCGGCCCGTCGAAGGCGGTCCCGCCCGCCCCGTCCAACGCCGCGGCGAGTCCCGGCGACCGTCGCCTCAAGGCCCGCCTCTCCCGCCGCCGGCGCAAGGTGGAGCGCCTCTTCCTGGGCCGCCAGACCCTGGTGGTGAGCCGCTCCGGGGCCTGCTTGCGCCGCCAGGGGGAGCGACTGGTGGTGACGGTGGGGGAGGAGAAGCTGGGACAGTGGCCCTTGCGTGACCTGCAGCACGTCTGGCTGCTCACGCGCAACGTCACGGTGACCGGCCATGCCCTTCAGGCTTGCCTGGAGGCGAAGCTGCCCCTGGAGGTGTGCGGGCCGCACGGCCAGGTGATCGGCCGCCTGAGCGGGCCGGAACTGCCCGCCATGCGCTGCGGCGCCGCCCAGGAGCTGCTGCGCGACAAAGCGGGGGGGCTGGCCGTGGCGCGGGAGATGGTGCTGGGCAAGGTGGGCAACCAGCGCAAGCTGCTGCAGTACTTCCGCAAGTCCCGGCGGCGCCAATGCCTGTTCAACGCCGCCTGGAAGGAGCAACACCGGGTGCTGGACCGGGCGCTGGCGCGGCTGGAGGAGATGGACCCGCAGCGCACGACCTTGGACGCCGCCGCTTTCCGCGAACAACTGCGCGCCCAGGAGGCCCAGGCCGCCAAGGCCTACTGGTCCATCGTGCGCTGGGTCCTGCCCCAGGATCTGGACTTTCCGGGCCGCAAGCGCCACGGGGCGCGCGACCTGGTCAACAGCGCCCTCAACTACGGCTACGGCGTCCTCTACAACCACGTCTGGCGCGCCGTGCTGGAGGCGGGGCTCAACCCCTGCGTCGGCTTCATGCACGAGGACCAGCGCGGCAAGCCCACCCTCAGCTTCGATCTGATCGAGGAGTTCCGCGCTCCCATGGTGGACCGGGTGGTCTTCAGCCTTTTCTCCAAGGAGGAGCCCCTGCGCCTGGAGGACGGCCTGCTCTGCCACGCCAGCCGGCGCTTGATCGTCACCAACCTGCTCGAGCGCTGGCAGGCCCCCGCCCGCTATCGTTCGGCGCAGGAGCTGCTGGGGGAGATCCCCGCCCTCCAGGCCAAGCACCTGGCCCGGGTGGTGCTGGGGGAGGAATCCGCCTACCGCAGCTGGTCCTTCCAGTGGTAG
- a CDS encoding YkvA family protein, protein MSTTTACPICRRRGHGAAACPDAPLDLQALPTLGNVRARRQAEETVRTFDQKGFWKKVGRLAKILPFIRTAVAMFYCMIDGATPLPVKAAVAGALAYFVMPLDLIPDFLPIVGYGDDAGVVTATYALVRSYVSAEHYARADHKLGLDKW, encoded by the coding sequence ATGTCCACGACCACCGCCTGCCCCATCTGCCGCCGCCGCGGCCATGGCGCCGCCGCCTGTCCCGACGCCCCGCTGGACCTCCAGGCGCTGCCAACGCTTGGCAATGTCCGGGCGCGCCGGCAGGCGGAGGAGACCGTCCGGACCTTCGACCAGAAGGGGTTCTGGAAGAAGGTGGGGCGCCTGGCCAAGATCCTGCCCTTCATCCGCACCGCCGTGGCCATGTTCTACTGCATGATCGACGGCGCCACGCCCCTGCCCGTCAAGGCGGCCGTGGCCGGGGCGCTGGCCTACTTCGTCATGCCCCTGGACCTGATTCCCGACTTCCTCCCCATCGTCGGCTACGGCGACGACGCCGGGGTGGTGACGGCCACCTACGCCCTGGTGCGCTCCTACGTCAGCGCCGAGCACTATGCCCGCGCCGACCACAAGCTGGGGCTGGACAAATGGTAG
- a CDS encoding YkvA family protein: MRRVERGFWPKLRRWAGRLPFVRDAVALYHCMRDPLTPFWVKAAAAGALSYFISPVDMAPDLIPVLGFLDDAAVLAAVVWTVRSSLTEAHFARADEWLGGMGPAAPADDR; the protein is encoded by the coding sequence ATCCGCCGCGTCGAGCGGGGCTTCTGGCCCAAGCTGAGGCGCTGGGCCGGCCGCCTGCCCTTCGTGCGGGACGCCGTCGCCCTCTACCATTGCATGCGGGATCCGCTCACGCCTTTCTGGGTGAAGGCCGCGGCGGCGGGCGCGCTCAGCTACTTCATCTCGCCCGTGGACATGGCGCCGGACCTCATCCCCGTGCTGGGCTTCCTCGATGACGCCGCCGTGCTGGCCGCCGTGGTGTGGACCGTGCGCTCCAGCCTGACGGAGGCCCACTTTGCCCGGGCCGACGAGTGGCTGGGCGGGATGGGCCCCGCCGCCCCGGCGGATGACCGTTGA